A window from Vulpes vulpes isolate BD-2025 chromosome 9, VulVul3, whole genome shotgun sequence encodes these proteins:
- the LOC112908761 gene encoding large ribosomal subunit protein eL27-like, producing the protein MGKFMKPGKVVPVLAGRYSRRKAVNVKNIDDGTSDRPYSHALVAGIDRYPRKVTAAMGKKKIAKRSKIKPFVKVYNYNHLMPTRYSVDIPLDKTVVNKDVFRDPALKRKA; encoded by the coding sequence ATGGGCAAGTTCATGAAACCCGGGAAGGTGGTGCCGGTCCTGGCCGGACGCTACTCCAGACGCAAAGCAGTCAACGTGAAGAACATTGATGATGGCACCTCAGACCGTCCCTACAGCCATGCTCTAGTGGCCGGAATTGACCGCTATCCCCGAAAAGTGACAGCTGCCATGGGCAAGAAGAAAATCGCCAAGAGGTCAAAGATCAAGCCTTTTGTGAAAGTTTATAACTACAATCACCTCATGCCCACGAGGTACTCTGTGGATATCCCTTTGGACAAAACTGTCGTCAACAAGGATGTCTTCAGAGACCCTGCTCTTAAACGCAAGGCCTGA